CCGGCGCCCTGCCCGGCACCGGATGCGGTCTCGACCAGGGCCGGGGCCTGGGCCACGGCCCATCGGTAGAGGTCTCCCTCCAGGGTGCCCTCCTCGAACACCGTGGCCCCCAGGCCGGCGAGGATCACGGCCCAGGCCGGCGCATCGGGCTGGCTCGATGCCATCGCCTGTCCCAAGGCGACGGCCAATTCGTCGCTCCACCGGGCCAGCCAGCCCATGACCCTGCCCGCCTCTTCCGGAACCCCGGCCCGGTTGCGAAGCTCCTCCAGCGCGTCACCGAGGAGCCGGGCCAACTCCGCCACGAGCGCGGCGGTTTCGGGTTGGCTCGCCTGCTCGTACAGCACCGCGGCCACCACCAGGGCGGCCTGCGCTGCCTTCTGAGCCGCCCGGGCCGCGGGGGTGTCGGGCTCGCCCAGGGCCTCGAGGATCTCGCCCAGCGCCCGGGCCGCCTCTGCCGGGGTCATGGGCTCCCCGCGCAGGTCCCCCCGCAGGAACGCCCGCACCGCAGCCCGGACCCGCTCCCGCTCGGGCTCCTCCAGCCGCTTGCCCGTGAAGGCGTAGGAGGCCGAACTGGCCGCCTGGGCCACGAGTCCGGGCAGGTGGGTCCGGGCCGCGCCCACCGGGTCGGCCAGGACCTGCAGGGCACCCCGCACCGCCTCCCGGACCGGCTCGCCGGCCCGGTCGCCCCACTCCTCCGTCAGGGCCTGGGCCACGTTCCCGGCGGCGGCCAGGCCCAGCTCGTGGCGTTGGGCGTTCACCACCCCCTCCGGCGGAACCTTCAGCACCGCCTCGGCCACCAGCTCGAGGCCCCGGGGGCGGGACGGGCCCGTCCCGCCCAGGGCCTGGCGGACCCTCAGGAGCGCCATCGCCACCAGGTCGGCCGGGCTCGCGTGCGGGGCCTCGCCGGCCAGTTCCTCGGCCAGGAACCGCTGCCACTGGCGCGATTGCGAGAGCGATCCGGCCTCCCCGGCCAGCGCGAACCGCCGATCCAGTTCCTCGGCGCCGGAGGCGGGCTCGCGCACCAGGGCTCCCACCCCTGAGGCTGCGGCCCGCCGGAGCCGTTCGGCCACGTCCGGCGCCTCCAGCCGTTCGGCCAGGTCCGCCAGGGCCACGGCCTCGCGCACGGTGTCGTAGTCCGGATCATCCCCGAGCCGGCCGGCCAGAAGATCCGCGGCCCGGGCCAGGAACCGCTTGCGCGGCTCGCGAGCGATGCGGCCGAGCAGGACATCGTGCTCCAGAAGGACCCATCCGCGCTCGCCCCGGCCGGGCTCGCCCCGGCGGTTCATGCGGTCGGACTCGGACAGCATGTCCAGGGCCAGTCCGATAAACGCGTCGAAGCTCTGGCCATCCACCTCATGACCCGGGGCGAGCACGGCCCGCGCCTGGGGATTGGCCGGGGCGAGCTCGGCCACCACATCCAGTGCCCAGCCCAGCTCACGGGGGGTTGCCTGGCCCGGCAGGGACGGATCGTCCACGGACACGGCCACCCGGCCGGCCATGAGGTCGAAGTTGGAGGCCGCATTCTGGAAGTCGGGGTCCTGCCAGGCCAGAAATCCCATGGTGCGGTGATAGGCCCGGGCCGCCCGGAGCACCGCCACCAGGTTGGCGAGGGTGTTATGCTGCGTCAGGTCGTTGATCCGGTTGAGGAGCACCCGGCTCAGGGCCGCCTGGCGCGCCGTCAACTCGCCCGTACCGAACGCCTCGGGAACCTCCATGCCGGCGCTGCGGAGCTGCTCCACCACCTGGGCGAACTCCTCCACCAGCGACTGGATCTCCTCGTCCTCGGGCGCGCCGGCCAGGTCCTGGAGCAGGGCCTGCCACAGGTGCTCCAGCAAGTCCCGGGCCTCGTCCGGCGAGATCACCTCGCCCACAGGCCGGCCCGTGCGGGCGGCGAACCGGAGGAGCCGCAGCAGCTCCCGGGCCTGCTGCCGGCTGAGGCCGCCCCCGCCGCTGTGGCAGGTCAGGCACCCGGGCGCGGGCCCGGTGGTCTGGGCTGCGGACCGCATGGCATCGCCCACGGCCTGGGCCGGGGAGCGCCCTCCCACGCCCGCGGCGGCCAGCTTTTCGTGCACGTCGGAGAGGGCCCGGAACCAGACCGTGGTTTCCCGGTCCCCACCGCGCACCGCCTCCACCAGGGCGTCCACCTCCTCGTCCAGGCAGTCCCTGAAATTCGCGAGCCCAGCATCGATCGCCCCCCCGCTCACGCCCGCCACCTCCAGGTTGCGCAGGGTGTCTCTCACCCGCAGGGCCTCCTCGAGCGCGGCGAGCAGGCTGCGGCGAGTCCCGGGGTTCCCCAGGGCCTCCCGGCCCAACTTCGCACACTCCAGGGGTTGGAGAACCCTTTGTTGTGCAAGGTTGGCCGCATCCAAGACGATCCCGAGCCATTCCTCCTGGCTCGGGCCCCCTTGGATCTGCCGGCGGGAGTTGTCGGCCGCTTGCTGGGCCACCCTGAGGAGGGTGCGCAGGGACAAAGGATGGTCCGGATTCTCCCCGGCCCAGTCCTTTGCTTTGACAATGCGGTCGTACAGGCGCTTGGCCTCCTCGGCGGTCTCCGGCTGGACCGCGGGAACCCAGTACCCGACGAGCGAGGCGTCGGCGAACTCGGCAAGGTCGTCCTGTTGCTCGCGGAACAACTCGATCGCTTGCTCCGCCGCCAACTGGCACCCGGTGTCCTCCCCCCCCCAGGTGCGCCAACCCATGAGCTCGATGCGCTCGCAGTACTTGAGCAGCGACCCCAGTGTCTCCTTGCGCTGCTCGTGCGTCATGGTTTGCGCTTGACCCTGGTAGCGCTCCACCATCCGCCGCACCAACAGGTCCTGGCGATGAAGCAAGGCCCGGAGCCGCGCCGAGGCGTCTCGGGAAAGCCTTCCGTAGAGCAGCGAGCCGCCCTCCCCGAACTCAGGCAGGCGCTCCCGAGCTTCGTCCATGGCCACGGCCCAGCGCAGCCACTCGGGCTCCCGTTCCTGGATGCACCTCCACTGATCCTCGATGGTGCCCGAGTCCAGGCACGCTTCGGCCGTCTCGAGCCACCTGCGGGTCGCCTCGGCCCCGGCTTCATCGAGGGTGCGCTTTATCTCCCACTTTTGGCGCTCCGTTAATTTTTTCCCTTCTGCCACCTCCTGTTCCACCAAGTCGCCCACGAAGGGCATCACCCTTTTCTCGATGACATCCCCGAAGTCCTGGGGGGTGAGCGCCTCGCGGATCTGGCGGCGCAGTTCCTGCGCCCGACGCATCGTGTCGGCCTCGGTCGCCTGCGCCGGGTCGCCGTCGGCCACCGGCTCGGGCGCCGGAGGCGGCGGATCGTACACCGGCTTCTGCTCGTCGTACTCGACGTCCAATCTCTGGCCCGTATCGGGGTGCTGCACCTGAACCCGGGTGCGGCCCGAGGGCGTCCGCCTCACGGTGCCGGTGGGGGTGATCTCCTCCACGGTTCCGTCCGCCTCTCTGCGGGTCTGGAACTCGGGCTCCGGTTCCCCGGCCCGCGAGATTTGGGGTGCGGGGCCTGGGGGAAGAAGCAGGGGGCCGGCCCGCTCCTCGAACCCGTAGGCGCGCACGCGCACATCCCACCGGTCGGAGTCGGGGTCGGGCCGCCACGCCTCGAACCGGTACTCTCCCCCCTTCCACCGGACTTGCAGCATCCGGCCCTTGGGCGGGGAGTCCTGTTGCACGGCCAGGACCTCGGCCGCCCCCACCCGCGCGGAGCGGCGTACCCCCTGGACGAGGATCTGCCCGTCCCCGGCCTCGAGCAGCCAACGCCCCTGCTCCTGTTCGCGGGCCTGCCCGCCCTCCCACCGGCCGTCCTGCGGGTACCACGTGAGCTCTGGGGTCGGATCGGACACGATCCCGCGCCCCAGGAATTCGGCCGGCCGCACCTCGAACCGGCCCGGGTACAGCCGCACGCTCACGCCGGCGTCCCGGTGGGCCGCCAGGGCGTAGCCGCCCGCGTCGGTTTCCAGGTCGAACACCAGGTCGCCGGGCGTCCACTCGGCCCGGGCCAGGTCCCCGTCGGGCTGCACCTCCACCGGGTCCCCCGCCTCGTAGATCCGCGTCCACCCGTCGCCCTTCACCTTGACGTACCCCGTGCCCTCGTAGGCAAGCCAGACGGTCTCGCCCCGGAACGGCACGCGCACCCTGGCACCGGAGAGCGCCCCGGTGATGTCGATGGCACCGGTATCGGGATCGCGGAGCGGGTCTTTGGGCTCGCGCCGGATCCACTGGCCCCGGGGGCCGTGGAGCCACACGAATCCCCGCTCGTACCGAACCGTCCAGCCCTGCAGGTCCGCGCCGGGCGGGCCGGGCGGTTTCGGCTCCTCTGCCTCCACCACCTCCTGCCCCGGATCGGGCCTGGGCGGTTCGTTGGGCCGATCGGGCTCCCGGCCCAGGCGTTTTTTCAGGTAGTCCCAGAAGCCCGTGGCCGCATCCCACGCGGCCTCGCCAGCCTTCCACACGAGGATCCCCGGCGCGGCCAGGGGGGCCAGCACATACTCCCACCGCACGAGACCCGTGAGCTTGTCCCAGGTGAGCACCCCGGTCACGTCTTCCAGGTCGACGGGGATCTCCACCCGGAACAGCTTCTCCGGCTCGGGCCGGTCCGGATCGGCCCCGGGCGCGGTGTAGCGCTCGAACGCCTCCGGATCCACGTTCTCGTACTCCTCCACCCGGCCGTCGGGCCGTTCGATCCGGTACCGCCTGGTGCTGGCGTTGTACGTGTAGATCGTGCCGTCCTCGGCCAGCCGGCGGGCCGCCTTCACGTTCCCCTGCTCGTCCCTCAGTTCGTAGGGGGCCTTGGGATCGTCCAGCACCCGCTCCAGGTACCGAACGGCCGCCTCCAGGTGCTCCCGGGCCGGTTCGGGCAGCCCTTCGTCCCCCAGGGCCCGCTCCAACACGTCCACGGCCGGCCCGGCCTGAAGGGCGAACCCCGCGAGATAGGGGTCGGTGGCGATCCGGGACACCGCCACCACCGAGCCCTCCACCAGGCCCGCCGCGGTGCCGGCCTCGCCCAGCAGGGGAGCCAGGTCCTGGAGCAGGCCCCGGGCCGCCGCCAGCACAGCGTCGGGATCGGAGGGGTCCGCCAGGAGCAGGGCGGTCCCCATGCGGCGGGCCACGTACAGGGCCACCCGAACGGCCCGCCGGGCGTTCTCGTCGCGGGCCATGTCCTCCAGGGTCTCCAGGGCCTCCTCCGCGAACCGCAGGACCCGGCGACCGTCGGGCGGGGCCGGGCCCTGCCACACGTTCATCTCGGCCGCGAGTTCCATCGTCCGCGCCAGGAGCGTGAGGCCCAGGCGGACGTCCCGGTCCAGGGGCATCTGGGCGGCTGCGCCGGCGATGCGGGCCGCCCCCCGGAGCACCGGGCCCGGCTCGGGCGGTTCGGACGCCTCGGCCGCCCGGGCCAGGAGTATGGCCTCGGCCAGCACGGCCCGGACCAACTCCACCGTCTGGGGGGTGTAGTCCAGTTGGGAAAGGTCGGGGTCCTGGCCCACCTCGTACACGGCCTTGTCGGCGGCCCGCAGGAGCTTCACCGAGGCGGGGTCCTCGCTTTCGGCGGTCACCACCTCCCAGGCCCGTTCCAGGGCGTCGAACAGGGTGAAGGCCAGCCCGGGGATCGGCGGATCCCGGCCCGCCGCCTCGGCCACGGTGTTCACGGCCCGGGCTATGGTCCGCTGGGTCTCCACGACCCAGAAGAACCGCTGCCTGGCCCGATCGGCCGGGTCCTCGATGGCCTCCACCTCGGCCACCCGGAGCACCTGGGCCAGCACGTTCAGCACGGCGATGACCTGGGCGTCGTAGGGATCGTAACCGGGCCGGGCCACGCAAAACTCGGGCCTGTCCGCGTTGGCCCGCCTGAGGTCGTCGACCAGGGGGATCACGAGCTCGCGCACCACCCGGCCCGCGTCCGGCGAGTCGCCCGAAAGGGCGGGGTGCTCCACCCATCCCAGCACTCTCCGGGAAAGGGCCAGCCCGTTTCGGATGTCCCGCTCCCCGACCCCGGTGGTTTGACTGATCGCCGTCACGATGGCATCGGCTGCGTCGGGGTTCTGATCGGCCAGGGCGCACGCCGCGTCCGGGATCGATGCGATCACCTCGAGCACCTGGTTCAGGTCGACCTGGGGCGGAGCACCCGGTCGGGGGTTCCGGAGATCCTCGATTACGTCCAGCATCAGCTCCGCCAGCCGGACCATGAGGGGAAGCAGGGGCTGCTCGCTCTTCACCGGCTCCATCTCGGCAAGACTCCGCGCGAACTCGGCCGCCTCCCTCAGGGTTCTCCACACGTCCTCCGCATCGAGCCCGCCCTGCTCCAAGAACTTCCGGGCCGGCAGCACCGGCAGGTGGACGCCCAGGGTCACGGTCCGGGCCGGATCGCTCTCGTCGTCCAGGCTCAGGAGGATGCCGGTGAGCAGGTTGTCCAGGGTGCGGACCACGGCGAGCGCCAGTTCCTCGGGGGGAATCTTCTCCAGGTTGACCAGGTTGCCTACGTCCCGCACCAGATCCTTGATCATGTCGGGCCCGAATTCCTTCCACTTCTCGGCGTCGTCCGGAAGCTCGATCTCGATGTCCAGGCCTGCCTCTTCGGCCAGTTTGGCAAGGAGGATCTCGATCACCTCCGCGGCGCTCACCAGAAGGTTGGCGCCGTCGGTCACGAGCATCCGGTTGAACTCCTCCATCAGGGGCGCGCACGCGGCCGCGAGCCCAGCGGCGGCGCCTCCTGTGGCGCCGGTCGCTGCCGCACCGGCCTCGGCGCACACGTCGGCCGTCAACGCCAGGGCGAGGGTCGTGCTGAACGCCACGGTGTCCCCCACGAACCGACCGAAGGACTCGGCCTCCTCTGGCATGTCCAGCAGCGCCTCGGCGGAGGCGGTTCCCAGCTTGGCCCCGGTGCGGCCGATGTTCATGCCGGCCAGGAGCGCGCGGAAGGTGTGCACCCCCGCGCCCAGGGACACCCGCTCCACCAGGGTGCCGTCGTCGGTGCGCACCACATCCGCAACACCCACCAGTTTGAGCACCCCCAGCACCGAGAACTCCCCCTGGCCAAGGAAGCCCTTGAACTCCTCGGCCTGTACCGACTCGCCTTCTTCGTCCGGGAACCACACGCCCGAAGCCGTGGAGGCGATGCTCTCGGCCACCGCGTCCCTGCCGAAGGCGTTCACGTACCGCAGGTTGACCCGGCCCACCACGTACCCGCGGGAGTCGCCGCAGATGGTGTTGCGCGAGGCATCTTCGGGCCTCTCCCCGATCCGCTTCACCAGATCGTCCGCCGCCTGTTGTAACTCCGGAAAGCCCCAGGGGATCTCGTCGACGCCGTTTTCCTTCAGCAGATCCGCGCAGCTTTGCTCCGGGCCCGAAAGGAACGGAACCCGGGCGCCTGATGCCGTGTGCTGGATCCGCACCCTGCGGCTGCCGAAGAACGGAAAGTGCAGGGTCCCCTCGAACGTGACCAGGGGAACCGCGGCCGCCACGGCCGCGCGAGCCTCGCGGTCGGTCCGCAGGCCCAGGGCCGACGAGGGCGCGGCCTCGGTCTGAGGCTGGCTTCCGCCGGCGCGAGCAGCGGCAGTGGGCGCGTACCGGGCGAACCGGATCTCGCCCGAAGGGGTGAAGGGGATGCCCAGGAACCCCACGGAGCCCACGGGTTCCACCCGGGGGCTGGCACGCGGGTCGCCGTCGTAGCCGATGTTGCCGTCCGGAAAAATGTCCAGGGTGATCTTGAAATCGCCGGTGCCCGACGCTCCCCCCGGGGGGATCTGCCACCGGGACCCCCCGGCGCCGGTGGCCGCGCCGAGCACCTCGGCCCGCGGGCTCGCCACGCCGAACTCCGGGCCGCCCAGTTCGGGGGGCACGTCAAAGGTGATGCCGGCGTCCCGGATCTCGATGCGGTCGGTGTCGAACACCACCCCCCGGGCCGGGCCGTAGTCTGCCGTGCGGGCCGGGTCGGGCCGGTCCATGTACAGCCAGAACCCCCTGAGTCCCCCCTCTTCCAGCGGTCCGTCGATCACGAACGCGCCGTCCGACAGGACGCCCCAGCGCCACGGCTGCCCCTCCATTGGCACGTAGTCCATGGGCGAAACCGAGCCCCCGCGCTCGGCCTCGGTTACGGCCGCGTCCTTCATCTCGGCCTGATAGCCCGGGCCCCTAGGGGGGGCGGGTTCCGCGTCGGCAGTCGGCCCGGCCATGTCCACCCCGTATCCCGCCGTGCCCCGTTCACCGGGTCGGTCGCCCGGGCCGGCCATGTCCACCCCATATCCCGCCGTTCCGGAGGCTCCGCCCCTGCGGGCCCAGTCGCCCGGGGGGGGTGCCAGCCGGGCACCCTGCCCGATGGCCTGGCCCCCGCCTCCGGGATCCCGCGCCCACCCGGACGGCCCCGTTCCCCAGCCTCCGGACCCGGCGCCCTGGCCCACGTCCTCGTCCGCGTCCACGATGTTGCCCAGGGGGCGTGCCACGTCCGGGTCCACGGCCTCGTCGCCCCCGGTCCGGTCCGTGCGGCCGCCCGAGCCGGGGCGGGCCCCAGAACCCGGTCTCCGGCCAGGGGGACCCGTGGGATTGCCCAGGGGGTCGCGGGGGACTTCGACCTCCAGGTCGCCGGTCTCTACCCAGTGCCCGGGACGGGGCGTGGAGAGGACGGGTCCTTTGCCGCCCTCACGGGCAGGGGATGGGAAGGGCCCTGGCACGCCTTTCGTCCCCCCTGGGCGGGGCAGGGGGCCCTGCGGCGGCACGTAGTACCGGCCCGGGTACAGGGTGACGCGCCAGTAGGCCAAGGGCCATCCCCCCTCGGCCGGAGGGGCCAGCAGGCCGTCTTCGGGCACCAGGATCGAGCCGTCCGCAGCCACCGAACCCTCGAAGGCCAGGGTCAGGCCCGCAGGAGGCGGCACGCGGATCACGCCCCGCGCCCGGTTCTCCACCAGGGCGCTCTCCTCCACCCGGAGCAACAGGTTCTCCACCCGGCCGTCGAACGCTCCCACCTTGCGGCTCCACGCACCGGCGCCCACGAACGAGCCGCCTTCCAGGTGGAGCCCCGGCCCCCGGGCGT
This is a stretch of genomic DNA from Deferrisoma camini S3R1. It encodes these proteins:
- a CDS encoding proline-rich domain-containing protein, yielding MVRRVLRFGSLAGIAFLLAKAPGGVRAAELEIAVEGVGASTASPVVVVEHVELRFPNGTGRQTVAKDEPGFYAEALFRYQGNGTLRIQWIVDGRILVETVETLTFGTDLVTRSDKTGVALPTFEPGPHTVTLTFDNGSGQPSALAVPEITYFVAERVPPSRRPGIRLTAPAEGQRLAPRLLSFAWRPVDAPPGFFDRFRVEMNREAPVSPKGASGKGRAEGKTGPVLAAEVRKPWWIPDLGRVVALGAGGYRWRVIGFPADGSPPVRSEEGSFRLARPPPPGGVFFRSVEVAPASVEERTGEVQPPLERLLQSLNRLERAEVEAGRRVTLRVRVENSSFQERQALQIEVHEVASGLVSVTGLPPLPACGSPVASGAGNPWVEQSGYLTLVESPQAFQEGVDRARARLECRGSFAELPVAWDVPLTREQGELVFRLKEGAVVLDTARLVWRAVPAQGAGAFDFSEYVPVARKPVEGRFPGGLPSYLDMAGFRIEVTEYDASSSTRWGLYGRGVVRWRGDGNRTPVEVAFEGVRGDPSGEPLAWRATRGLAELAGDPVTLQLFGHTVRIQALRLEPERARADVAVVITATTPWSPRAPVWVGARDVPVLNGGEFVAEAAVPPGTVLPGNVPPPGVESTYLPVDVFAGGSRLLMDFSPHLGYGAAADDPEWTGLALVSALVRVPVRALDDVSFTSFDEALLGVFDTREPAWLYGRAPFLRISPAGSVSAEGVEVVRASEVPPDVLKGDPRGEMEPLSPSGFRIGFSGGTFDLVDGGVGGLDLAGWIRLPQDLGGGTLAFRHLRRGDPEGTTLRGFHTEVMTRDLPAVTIDGFTYRPDRARLVLAGGAATTRTAVAESQNPSLFTWPTDEEAFREQTELLRDAYARGPGLHLEGGSFVGAGAWSRKVGAFDGRVENLLLRVEESALVENRARGVIRVPPPAGLTLAFEGSVAADGSILVPEDGLLAPPAEGGWPLAYWRVTLYPGRYYVPPQGPLPRPGGTKGVPGPFPSPAREGGKGPVLSTPRPGHWVETGDLEVEVPRDPLGNPTGPPGRRPGSGARPGSGGRTDRTGGDEAVDPDVARPLGNIVDADEDVGQGAGSGGWGTGPSGWARDPGGGGQAIGQGARLAPPPGDWARRGGASGTAGYGVDMAGPGDRPGERGTAGYGVDMAGPTADAEPAPPRGPGYQAEMKDAAVTEAERGGSVSPMDYVPMEGQPWRWGVLSDGAFVIDGPLEEGGLRGFWLYMDRPDPARTADYGPARGVVFDTDRIEIRDAGITFDVPPELGGPEFGVASPRAEVLGAATGAGGSRWQIPPGGASGTGDFKITLDIFPDGNIGYDGDPRASPRVEPVGSVGFLGIPFTPSGEIRFARYAPTAAARAGGSQPQTEAAPSSALGLRTDREARAAVAAAVPLVTFEGTLHFPFFGSRRVRIQHTASGARVPFLSGPEQSCADLLKENGVDEIPWGFPELQQAADDLVKRIGERPEDASRNTICGDSRGYVVGRVNLRYVNAFGRDAVAESIASTASGVWFPDEEGESVQAEEFKGFLGQGEFSVLGVLKLVGVADVVRTDDGTLVERVSLGAGVHTFRALLAGMNIGRTGAKLGTASAEALLDMPEEAESFGRFVGDTVAFSTTLALALTADVCAEAGAAATGATGGAAAGLAAACAPLMEEFNRMLVTDGANLLVSAAEVIEILLAKLAEEAGLDIEIELPDDAEKWKEFGPDMIKDLVRDVGNLVNLEKIPPEELALAVVRTLDNLLTGILLSLDDESDPARTVTLGVHLPVLPARKFLEQGGLDAEDVWRTLREAAEFARSLAEMEPVKSEQPLLPLMVRLAELMLDVIEDLRNPRPGAPPQVDLNQVLEVIASIPDAACALADQNPDAADAIVTAISQTTGVGERDIRNGLALSRRVLGWVEHPALSGDSPDAGRVVRELVIPLVDDLRRANADRPEFCVARPGYDPYDAQVIAVLNVLAQVLRVAEVEAIEDPADRARQRFFWVVETQRTIARAVNTVAEAAGRDPPIPGLAFTLFDALERAWEVVTAESEDPASVKLLRAADKAVYEVGQDPDLSQLDYTPQTVELVRAVLAEAILLARAAEASEPPEPGPVLRGAARIAGAAAQMPLDRDVRLGLTLLARTMELAAEMNVWQGPAPPDGRRVLRFAEEALETLEDMARDENARRAVRVALYVARRMGTALLLADPSDPDAVLAAARGLLQDLAPLLGEAGTAAGLVEGSVVAVSRIATDPYLAGFALQAGPAVDVLERALGDEGLPEPAREHLEAAVRYLERVLDDPKAPYELRDEQGNVKAARRLAEDGTIYTYNASTRRYRIERPDGRVEEYENVDPEAFERYTAPGADPDRPEPEKLFRVEIPVDLEDVTGVLTWDKLTGLVRWEYVLAPLAAPGILVWKAGEAAWDAATGFWDYLKKRLGREPDRPNEPPRPDPGQEVVEAEEPKPPGPPGADLQGWTVRYERGFVWLHGPRGQWIRREPKDPLRDPDTGAIDITGALSGARVRVPFRGETVWLAYEGTGYVKVKGDGWTRIYEAGDPVEVQPDGDLARAEWTPGDLVFDLETDAGGYALAAHRDAGVSVRLYPGRFEVRPAEFLGRGIVSDPTPELTWYPQDGRWEGGQAREQEQGRWLLEAGDGQILVQGVRRSARVGAAEVLAVQQDSPPKGRMLQVRWKGGEYRFEAWRPDPDSDRWDVRVRAYGFEERAGPLLLPPGPAPQISRAGEPEPEFQTRREADGTVEEITPTGTVRRTPSGRTRVQVQHPDTGQRLDVEYDEQKPVYDPPPPAPEPVADGDPAQATEADTMRRAQELRRQIREALTPQDFGDVIEKRVMPFVGDLVEQEVAEGKKLTERQKWEIKRTLDEAGAEATRRWLETAEACLDSGTIEDQWRCIQEREPEWLRWAVAMDEARERLPEFGEGGSLLYGRLSRDASARLRALLHRQDLLVRRMVERYQGQAQTMTHEQRKETLGSLLKYCERIELMGWRTWGGEDTGCQLAAEQAIELFREQQDDLAEFADASLVGYWVPAVQPETAEEAKRLYDRIVKAKDWAGENPDHPLSLRTLLRVAQQAADNSRRQIQGGPSQEEWLGIVLDAANLAQQRVLQPLECAKLGREALGNPGTRRSLLAALEEALRVRDTLRNLEVAGVSGGAIDAGLANFRDCLDEEVDALVEAVRGGDRETTVWFRALSDVHEKLAAAGVGGRSPAQAVGDAMRSAAQTTGPAPGCLTCHSGGGGLSRQQARELLRLLRFAARTGRPVGEVISPDEARDLLEHLWQALLQDLAGAPEDEEIQSLVEEFAQVVEQLRSAGMEVPEAFGTGELTARQAALSRVLLNRINDLTQHNTLANLVAVLRAARAYHRTMGFLAWQDPDFQNAASNFDLMAGRVAVSVDDPSLPGQATPRELGWALDVVAELAPANPQARAVLAPGHEVDGQSFDAFIGLALDMLSESDRMNRRGEPGRGERGWVLLEHDVLLGRIAREPRKRFLARAADLLAGRLGDDPDYDTVREAVALADLAERLEAPDVAERLRRAAASGVGALVREPASGAEELDRRFALAGEAGSLSQSRQWQRFLAEELAGEAPHASPADLVAMALLRVRQALGGTGPSRPRGLELVAEAVLKVPPEGVVNAQRHELGLAAAGNVAQALTEEWGDRAGEPVREAVRGALQVLADPVGAARTHLPGLVAQAASSASYAFTGKRLEEPERERVRAAVRAFLRGDLRGEPMTPAEAARALGEILEALGEPDTPAARAAQKAAQAALVVAAVLYEQASQPETAALVAELARLLGDALEELRNRAGVPEEAGRVMGWLARWSDELAVALGQAMASSQPDAPAWAVILAGLGATVFEEGTLEGDLYRWAVAQAPALVETASGAGQGAGAEAALPLLEQLARAEGAPELTCILNRHAGGDVPPGLSLLPLAAGIELARAPDLLESQETLPQAGLNVAAGLFNVIFSGALTASCPEPEGLPEDDTAVGAFVRGLGNVQEMQSDLEFAAQMLVNAVRAAEELAGQEPDLANALEVVWEGPETVDYGNGPVRAGNTGLKHLIRGDADLLEVGMTAPRTAKAVFDAVVRKVEALNDPFLSRLLDLLAGACPPGTPAGPGGLLVLAPDRCWDGLTNVILAVLEELRIGAVFAAEVAAGERQDFQESRSNHIENAANPEWEWGWLQTAPFEEAEGGWLVFDREKMERTDWISVPKGYFRQIVAGIDVARWVTGRLAALAESVPEFENPGETVLTQSPLGDRSLGGTGFSGVAGGWVGALRPDGSLDNYLSLVGNLEFPVLGATAAQILYKADTFWPDSPFEPSDTYLTIRMGSGVPETETLSRYFGDTGEWWVNAGAQVFRHASRVDAKLGPQDNEFLLTSLTKYFGFELGKFVLRGRVNLNEDSGEYLNGELCSALTAGVPFFPPGAGLLPFPGGVNIGGEGRLWRWGSNMGFGLAVNAQVVPIAVEWPVRIEMNIGATLGAALSSRSGGMCARPYVEGTFGDLTVRNDMLAGVQVYNGPGGPGIKARYLVDAPVVQNTFWVYFAPREVYIGVLTPSPGQEEPPPYPLPGDPATKLWFREDGTIGGVEVAEVGEWGGWAEEDPFGELCRQDLTCGIQME